Proteins co-encoded in one Saccharomyces cerevisiae S288C chromosome II, complete sequence genomic window:
- a CDS encoding uncharacterized protein (hypothetical protein; YBR219C is not an essential gene), whose amino-acid sequence MTLLNTLSNFGGTWPRLIIMSMINYFTVYQCTIPGTNKVYVTHGGSMQACTELLNGTVTILRDGYYITNLICIVVGLFLYFGYLKRKILHLQSLPISSWRFFHFFFTILAVTSRAIYYKSQNWRREC is encoded by the exons ATGACATTGTTAAATACCCTCAGCAACTTCGGTGGGACATGGCCGCGGTTAATCATTATGTCCATGATCAACTACTTCACCGTGTATCAGTGCACTATTCCTGGCACAAATAAAGTATACGTAACTCACGGCGGCAGCATGCAAGCGTGCACCGAGCTTTTGAATGGCACCGTGACCATCCTGCGTGACGGCTATTACATCACCAATCTCATATGTATTGTAGTCGGACTTTTCCTATATTTTggatatttgaaaaggaaaatccTCCATTTACAAAGTCTGCCAATCAGTTCCTGGAGAT tttttcattttttttttacaattttgGCAGTTACGTCTCGAGCTATTTATTATAAGAGTCAGAATTGGCGCAGGGAGTGTTAA
- a CDS encoding uncharacterized protein (hypothetical protein; YBR220C is not an essential gene), protein MEPKRKSGSLAKHDLPQFYLLIMLYLAQGIPVGLAFGTVPFLLKSLAKETSFTSLGIFSMATYPYSLKIIWSPIVDSLYNKRIGRRRSWIIPVQFVSGFVLWALGWCISQGIIFDGVDDAFHNRGNGTLHSVSIKNLTWWFGLLVFLCATQDIAVDGWALTILSKESLSYASTAQTIGLNIGYFMSFTIFLSLNSSDFANKYFRNIPLDHGFISLGGYMKFSGMLYIVITIYIIFCTKEKPYVEYLPKVEPINTSDGGSKPISIEYDDGDVVSTQNTSSIKYIYRCFIKVLKLKSVRSLAFIHMISKFAFQCNEAATNLKLLEQGFKREDLAVTVLIDLPFEIIFGYYVVKWSSDKDPMIRDNRRLRNSTGTNKVIKFLVGDAGVLTPWLWGFLGRLAAAVLGSYVVKQFPKDGEISTGYFCLVIFQHLLGSFMNTVQFIGISAFHTRVADPVLGGTYMTLLNTLSNFGGTWPRLIIMSMINYFTVYQCTIPGTNKVYVTHGGSMQACTELLNGTVTILRDGYYITNLICIVVGLFLYFGYLKRKILHLQSLPISSWRCT, encoded by the coding sequence ATGGAACCTAAGCGAAAGAGCGGGTCACTAGCCAAGCATGATTTGCCGcaattttatcttttaattATGTTATATTTGGCTCAAGGCATACCTGTAGGATTGGCCTTCGGTACCGTACCGTTTCTACTGAAATCTTTAGCAAAGGAGACCTCGTTTACATCACTGGGAATTTTCTCTATGGCTACATATCCATATTCTTTAAAGATCATATGGTCACCAATAGTAGACTCACTGTACAACAAGCGCATCGgtagaagaagatcatGGATCATTCCAGTACAATTTGTTAGTGGATTTGTGCTATGGGCATTAGGGTGGTGCATATCACAAGGCATAATCTTCGATGGTGTCGACGATGCGTTCCATAATCGCGGTAATGGCACTTTACACAGTGTCagtataaaaaatttgacgTGGTGGTTTGGCCTGTTAGTTTTTCTGTGTGCCACTCAAGACATCGCAGTTGATGGTTGGGCGTTGACGATTTTGTCCAAAGAATCCCTATCATATGCATCTACCGCGCAAACAATAGGTTTGAATATTGGTTATTTTATGTCATTTACCATTTTCCTGTCGTTGAATTCCTCTGATTTCGCCAATAAGTATTTCAGAAACATCCCACTGGATCACGGGTTCATTAGTCTTGGTGGGTACATGAAATTCTCGGGCATGCTTTACATTGTAATAACCATATATATCATCTTTTGCACCAAGGAAAAACCCTACGTAGAGTATTTGCCCAAAGTGGAGCCCATAAATACAAGTGACGGAGGGTCAAAGCCGATAAGTATTGAGTATGACGACGGTGATGTGGTGTCAACTCAGAATACAAGCAGTATAAAGTACATTTACCGCTGCTTTATAAAAGTGTTGAAATTGAAGTCCGTAAGAAGCCTAGCCTTCATTCACATGATTTCGAAATTTGCCTTTCAATGCAACGAAGCCGCCACAAACCTGAAACTACTAGAGCAAGGCTTCAAAAGAGAAGACTTGGCTGTGACAGTACTCATAGACCTGCCGTTCGAAATCATATTTGGGTACTATGTTGTTAAATGGAGCTCCGACAAGGACCCCATGATTCGTGACAATAGAAGATTAAGAAACAGCACGGGCACCAACAAGGTCATCAAGTTCTTAGTTGGGGATGCCGGCGTTTTAACACCATGGTTGTGGGGCTTTTTGGGCCGTCTGGCAGCCGCGGTCTTGGGAAGTTACGTGGTGAAGCAATTCCCCAAGGATGGTGAAATATCCACGGGTTATTTTTGTCTCGTGATATTCCAGCACCTCTTAGGTTCCTTCATGAATACTGTCCAGTTCATTGGAATATCGGCCTTCCATACAAGAGTTGCAGACCCCGTGCTGGGTGGCACATATATGACATTGTTAAATACCCTCAGCAACTTCGGTGGGACATGGCCGCGGTTAATCATTATGTCCATGATCAACTACTTCACCGTGTATCAGTGCACTATTCCTGGCACAAATAAAGTATACGTAACTCACGGCGGCAGCATGCAAGCGTGCACCGAGCTTTTGAATGGCACCGTGACCATCCTGCGTGACGGCTATTACATCACCAATCTCATATGTATTGTAGTCGGACTTTTCCTATATTTTggatatttgaaaaggaaaatccTCCATTTACAAAGTCTGCCAATCAGTTCCTGGAGATGTACGTAA
- the PDB1 gene encoding pyruvate dehydrogenase (acetyl-transferring) subunit E1 beta (E1 beta subunit of the pyruvate dehydrogenase (PDH) complex; PDH is an evolutionarily conserved multi-protein complex found in mitochondria): protein MFSRLPTSLARNVARRAPTSFVRPSAAAAALRFSSTKTMTVREALNSAMAEELDRDDDVFLIGEEVAQYNGAYKVSKGLLDRFGERRVVDTPITEYGFTGLAVGAALKGLKPIVEFMSFNFSMQAIDHVVNSAAKTHYMSGGTQKCQMVFRGPNGAAVGVGAQHSQDFSPWYGSIPGLKVLVPYSAEDARGLLKAAIRDPNPVVFLENELLYGESFEISEEALSPEFTLPYKAKIEREGTDISIVTYTRNVQFSLEAAEILQKKYGVSAEVINLRSIRPLDTEAIIKTVKKTNHLITVESTFPSFGVGAEIVAQVMESEAFDYLDAPIQRVTGADVPTPYAKELEDFAFPDTPTIVKAVKEVLSIE from the coding sequence ATGTTTTCCAGACTGCCAACATCATTGGCCAGAAATGTTGCACGTCGTGCCCCAACTTCTTTTGTAAGACCCTCtgcagcagcagcagcatTGAGATTCTCATCAACAAAGACGATGACCGTCAGAGAGGCCTTGAATAGTGCCATGGCGGAAGAATTGGACCGTGATGATGATGTCTTCCTTATTGGTGAAGAAGTTGCACAATATAACGGGGCTTATAAGGTGTCAAAGGGTTTATTGGACAGGTTCGGTGAACGTCGTGTGGTTGACACACCTATTACCGAATACGGGTTCACAGGTTTGGCCGTTGGTGCCGCTTTGAAGGGTTTGAAGCCAATTGTAGAGTTTATGTCGTTCAATTTCTCTATGCAAGCTATCGATCATGTTGTCAATTCCGCTGCAAAGACTCACTACATGTCTGGTGGTACTCAAAAATGTCAAATGGTCTTCAGAGGTCCTAATGGTGCTGCAGTGGGTGTTGGTGCTCAACATTCACAGGACTTTTCTCCTTGGTACGGTTCCATTCCAGGGTTAAAGGTCCTTGTCCCTTATTCTGCTGAAGATGCTAGGGGTTTGTTAAAGGCCGCCATCAGAGATCCAAACCCTGTTGTATTTTTAGAGAACGAATTGTTGTACGGtgaatcttttgaaatctcAGAAGAAGCTTTATCCCCTGAGTTCACCTTGCCATACAAGGCTAAGATCGAAAGAGAAGGTACCGATATTTCCATTGTTACGTACACAAGAAACGTTCAGTTTTCTTTGGAAGCCGCTGAAATTctacaaaagaaatatgGTGTCTCTGCAGAAGTTATCAACTTGCGTTCTATTAGACCTTTAGATACTGAAGCTATCATCAAAACTGTCAAGAAGACAAACCACTTGATTACTGTTGAATCCACTTTCCCATCATTTGGTGTTGGTGCTGAAATTGTCGCCCAAGTTATGGAGTCTGAAGCCTTTGATTACTTGGATGCTCCAATCCAAAGAGTTACTGGTGCCGATGTTCCAACACCTTACGCTAAAGAATTAGAAGATTTCGCTTTCCCTGATACTCCAACCATCGTTAAAGCTGTCAAAGAAGTCTTGTCAATTGAATAA
- a CDS encoding uncharacterized protein (hypothetical protein; identified by expression profiling and mass spectrometry): MFSHFEVSENRPRKQPRRKRISLGMINTVVSLDR, from the coding sequence ATGTTCTCCCACTTCGAAGTCTCGGAAAACAGACCCCGGAAACAGCCGCGACGAAAAAGAATCAGCTTAGGCATGATAAATACTGTGGTTTCATTAGATAGATAA
- the PCS60 gene encoding Pcs60p (Oxalyl-CoA synthetase; capable of catalyzing conversion of oxalate to oxalyl-CoA; catalyzes first step in pathway of oxalate degradation that functions to protect yeast from inhibitory effects of oxalate; peroxisomal protein that binds mRNA; localizes to both peroxisomal peripheral membrane and matrix, expression is highly inducible by oleic acid; similar to E. coli long chain acyl-CoA synthetase), whose translation MTSAATVTASFNDTFSVSDNVAVIVPETDTQVTYRDLSHMVGHFQTMFTNPNSPLYGAVFRQDTVAISMRNGLEFIVAFLGATMDAKIGAPLNPNYKEKEFNFYLNDLKSKAICVPKGTTKLQSSEILKSASTFGCFIVELAFDATRFRVEYDIYSPEDNYKRVIYRSLNNAKFVNTNPVKFPGFARSSDVALILHTSGTTSTPKTVPLLHLNIVRSTLNIANTYKLTPLDRSYVVMPLFHVHGLIGVLLSTFRTQGSVVVPDGFHPKLFWDQFVKYNCNWFSCVPTISMIMLNMPKPNPFPHIRFIRSCSSALAPATFHKLEKEFNAPVLEAYAMTEASHQMTSNNLPPGKRKPGTVGQPQGVTVVILDDNDNVLPPGKVGEVSIRGENVTLGYANNPKANKENFTKRENYFRTGDQGYFDPEGFLVLTGRIKELINRGGEKISPIELDGIMLSHPKIDEAVAFGVPDDMYGQVVQAAIVLKKGEKMTYEELVNFLKKHLASFKIPTKVYFVDKLPKTATGKIQRRVIAETFAKSSRNKSKL comes from the coding sequence ATGACAAGTGCCGCTACTGTTACTGCTTCGTTCAACGATACTTTTAGCGTATCCGATAATGTCGCCGTTATTGTTCCTGAAACGGACACTCAGGTGACCTACAGGGATCTATCCCACATGGTGGGTCACTTCCAGACCATGTTCACAAATCCTAATTCTCCATTGTACGGAGCTGTTTTCAGACAAGATACAGTGGCGATATCCATGCGTAATGGGCTGGAATTTATCGTCGCTTTCCTCGGTGCTACTATGGACGCTAAAATTGGCGCGCCCTTGAATCCCAATTATAAGGAAAAGGAgttcaatttttatttgaatgaCCTGAAATCTAAGGCGATTTGCGTCCCAAAGGGTACCACAAAGTTACAGAGTTCTGAAATTCTAAAATCTGCCTCCACGTTTGGATGTTTTATCGTAGAGCTGGCCTTCGATGCGACCAGGTTTAGGGTAGAGTATGATATATACTCTCCAGAGGACAACTACAAAAGGGTTATTTACCGGTCTTTGAACAACGCCAAATTTGTCAACACAAATCCCGTTAAATTCCCTGGGTTTGCCCGTTCCAGTGACGTTGCCCTGATTTTGCATACCAGTGGTACCACCTCCACTCCAAAAACGGTGCCTTTGTTACATTTGAACATTGTGAGAAGCACGTTGAACATTGCTAACACTTACAAGCTAACGCCCTTGGACAGATCTTATGTCGTGATGCCTCTTTTCCACGTCCATGGGTTAATTGGTGTTTTACTTTCCACTTTTAGAACTCAGGGTTCTGTTGTGGTTCCCGATGGATTCCATCCAAAGTTATTCTGGGACCAATTTGTTAAGTACAACTGTAATTGGTTCAGTTGCGTTCCCACAATAAGCATGATTATGCTGAACATGCCCAAACCAAACCCTTTCCCACACATTAGATTCATCAGATCGTGTTCTTCTGCTTTGGCTCCAGCAACGTTCCATAAGCTGGAGAAGGAATTCAATGCACCTGTCTTGGAGGCCTATGCGATGACCGAAGCATCACATCAAATGACCTCAAACAATCTGCCTCCAGGAAAGAGAAAGCCTGGTACTGTGGGCCAGCCACAAGGAGTCACCGTCGTCATTCTAGATGACAATGACAATGTCTTGCCCCCGGGCAAAGTCGGCGAAGTTTCCATCAGAGGCGAAAACGTCACTTTGGGGTATGCTAATAATCCAAAAGCTAACAAGGAGAACTTCACCAAGAGAGAGAACTATTTCAGAACCGGTGACCAAGGTTATTTCGACCCTGAGGGGTTTTTGGTCCTTACAGGCAGAATCAAAGAGCTTATCAACAGGGGTGGTGAAAAGATTTCACCCATTGAGCTCGACGGCATTATGCTATCGCATCCAAAGATCGATGAAGCCGTTGCATTTGGTGTTCCCGACGATATGTACGGCCAAGTAGTTCAAGCCGCCATTGTTTTGAAGAAGGGAGAAAAAATGACCTACGAAGAACTGGTGAACTTCTTAAAGAAGCACCTAGcctctttcaaaattcCAACCAAGGTGTACTTTGTTGATAAGCTACCAAAAACCGCTACAGGTAAAATCCAGAGAAGAGTTATCGCAGAAACTTTTGCTAAGAGCAGCAGAAATAAGAGTAAGTTGTAG
- the TDP1 gene encoding tyrosyl-DNA phosphodiesterase 1 (Tyrosyl-DNA phosphodiesterase I; hydrolyzes 3' and 5'-phosphotyrosyl bonds; involved in the repair of DNA lesions created by topo I and topo II, including DNA-protein cross-links; mutations in the human homolog, TDP1, result in the neurodegenerative disease, spinocerebellar ataxia with axonal neuropathy (SCAN1); yeast cells and human rhabdomyosarcoma lines that overexpress TDP1 both exhibit elevated dosage chromosomal instability (dCIN)) → MSRETNFNGTKRKRSDVAEKVAQRWKSVRYSAEMENMAPVNSNNDSDDCVIVSESKIIDLTNQEQDLSERIETNDTAKGAVFKLMKSDFYEREDFMGEVEDMITLKDIFGTETLKRSILFSFQYELDFLLRQFHQNVENITIVGQKGTIMPIEARAMDATLAVILKKVKLIEITMPPFASHHTKLIINFYDNGECKIFLPSNNFTSMETNLPQQVCWCSPLLKIGKEGLPVPFKRSLIEYLNSYHLKDIDELITKSVEEVNFAPLSELEFVYSTPSKFQSSGLLSFYNKLEKLSAGTSASDTAKHYLCQTSSIGTSLSRARDENLWTHLMIPLFTGIMSPPAKDTAGRKKAEILPTNSLINEYSQRKIKPYIIFPTEQEFVTSPLKWSSSGWFHFQYLQKKSYYEMLRNKFKVFYKQDPAMVTRRRGTTPAHSKFYMHCATNSAGPCDASQVFKELEWCLYTSANLSQTAWGTVSRKPRNYEAGVLYHSRRLANTRKVTCRTFTRDRRGCAGNPTHVAVPFTLPVIPYDLAEDECFCLARHEND, encoded by the coding sequence ATGTCACGAGAAACAAATTTCAATGGAACTAAGAGGAAGAGGTCGGATGTTGCCGAGAAAGTAGCACAACGGTGGAAGAGCGTCAGGTATAGTGCTGAAATGGAGAATATGGCTCCGGTCAACAGTAACAATGATAGCGACGACTGCGTCATAGTCAGTGAATCGAAAATCATTGATTTGACTAATCAGGAACAAGATTTGAGTGAGAGAATAGAAACAAACGATACGGCAAAAGGTGCCGTTTTTAAACTAATGAAATCGGACTTCTATGAAAGAGAGGATTTTATGGGAGAAGTAGAGGATATGATTACATTGAAAGATATCTTTGGCACTGAGACACTAAAAAGAAGCATACTCTTCAGTTTCCAATACGAACTTGATTTCTTGTTGAGACAATTCCACCAGAACGTAGAGAACATAACCATCGTCGGCCAAAAGGGTACTATTATGCCTATCGAAGCCCGTGCTATGGACGCGACACTGGCAGtaatattaaaaaaggTCAAACTTATTGAAATAACGATGCCCCCATTCGCTTCCCACCATACGAAGCTGATCATAAACTTTTACGATAATGGCGAatgcaaaatattcttGCCATCTAACAATTTTACGTCAATGGAGACTAACCTGCCTCAACAGGTGTGTTGGTGCAGTCcccttttgaaaatagGTAAAGAAGGGCTACCAGTACCGTTTAAGAGAAGCTTGATAGAATACCTCAATTCGTACCACCTGAAAGACATTGACGAATTGATTACAAAAAGCGTAGAGGAAGTTAACTTTGCTCCTTTGAGCGAATTAGAATTTGTATATTCTACGCCCTCCAAATTTCAGTCGTCGGGTTTACTGTCGTTTTACAATAAACTAGAAAAACTTTCTGCTGGCACAAGTGCTAGTGATACTGCAAAACATTATCTATGTCAAACTTCATCCATAGGGACATCTCTATCAAGAGCGCGAGACGAAAACTTATGGACACATCTAATGATTCCTCTGTTTACCGGAATCATGTCCCCTCCAGCAAAGGACACCGCTGGGAGGAAGAAAGCAGAAATACTGCCAACGAATTCATTGATTAATGAATATTCGCAGAGAAAAATCAAGCCGTACATTATTTTCCCCACCGAACAAGAGTTTGTCACCAGTCCCTTAAAGTGGTCCAGTTCCGGGTggtttcattttcaatatcttcagAAAAAGAGCTACTACGAAATGCTGCGAAACAAGTTCAAAGTATTTTACAAGCAAGACCCTGCTATGGTTACTAGAAGACGAGGGACGACGCCCGCGCACTCTAAGTTTTACATGCATTGTGCAACAAACTCCGCAGGGCCCTGTGATGCATCGCAGGTATTTAAAGAACTAGAATGGTGCCTTTATACTTCGGCAAACCTCAGCCAAACAGCATGGGGCACCGTTTCAAGAAAACCACGCAATTATGAAGCAGGAGTGCTTTACCATAGTCGCAGGTTAGCAAATACCAGGAAGGTCACGTGCCGTACTTTTACACGTGACCGTAGAGGCTGCGCGGGTAATCCCACCCATGTGGCCGTGCCATTCACGCTGCCAGTCATACCATACGACTTAGCTGAGGACGAGTGCTTTTGCCTTGCTCGTCATGAGAACGACTAA
- a CDS encoding uncharacterized protein (hypothetical protein; non-essential gene identified in a screen for mutants affected in mannosylphophorylation of cell wall components) encodes MGSNKEAKNIDSKNDRGLTSITSNKISNLKAHDNHTSSMITEHKNADKEKGKQEKESRNGTTQSSSSVESHSPQVSHHSDKLSSFDSPLHLPNFRLADDLFSNSSRRSSDSAASSSVSKLKSAQLSKIGLHHHHTSNNKHSHRSGTPTSEVKANYSPDPSAPRFIVSNMVGNGRGGGGLHGATSNVVKKLHSRKKWDWNTLPASDSSLLIKTVSGNHNLINICIDGEFKQIMYDPNHNELFNRMDLFLSFNMDSSPEDSLIFAKKRLRSYIDFLTKYLESRKYAFECYPFNIENIINIETEVKCFPSFDPLKDYSEIESLIQLWLAQSQKFLLQSNSFFFSSEVVEELIKRKPTTRQHSNPTISTTSNKISDPTLYIQQLDIEANSPRPVISDPLDEIDILLIRPLHKTLGGWQLAYDEPSLNIADFALDLSPWMIDSSDNDAQNKNASEIAPEYLTNLQNYLPRKGSRAKIVSDEQEVIELNSSNASEYMYDCMNRKFFTDDAKERISRNNFNQGVEEDPLNDQFASSRSLSLPSSGADAVKRKKSPTKATKKSGFVNFFKRKHSQLASTSHTTSPSVSPSISSSSSPKIQPQSHISSPPRTEKAPHVKSANQAHQNEWLENFFCRTLNNYKEIDLPTQFILPKEVKRSSNAQLQPEDEPPLSSPISSNSDNSFPNEGLDRAKSAAIYGKEYLKLRLPFASDTIPAVICPWVWTSLSYYKWKALLREIYRSIIPGGYALAIVPDLRISNTYYTGILGNADAEKANNSSEEFLTTKERDKTFDAMAIDAINKGLHIHPTKHLTRTFKDVGFTGIKSSVLSLKTGDFKTDMGFLNEFNSLDMWDYMLRRQLPDSSCPPKDTDPTTLFKRYVEEHIGKIDDNAGCFRTLYVVAQKPKLPYTK; translated from the coding sequence ATGGGCTCCAATAAGGAAGCAAAAAACATTGATAGTAAGAATGATAGGGGGTTAACCAGTATAACCAGTAACAAAATTTCCAACTTAAAAGCACATGATAACCATACAAGTTCAATGATTACTGAACATAAAAATGCtgacaaagaaaaggggaaacaagaaaaagagagtAGAAATGGAACCACGCAATCAAGTAGTTCAGTAGAATCACACTCACCACAAGTAAGCCATCATTCAGATAAGCTCTCGTCCTTTGATTCGCCCTTACATTTGCCAAACTTTAGACTGGCGGATGACTTGTTCTCAAACTCGTCAAGACGATCATCTGACTCCGCTGCCTCATCCTCAGTATCCAAACTGAAGTCCGCTCAGCTTTCCAAAATAGGTCtacatcatcatcatacaagtaataataaacaTAGTCATAGAAGCGGAACTCCGACTTCCGAAGTGAAAGCTAATTACTCACCAGACCCTTCTGCACCGCGATTCATTGTATCCAATATGGTCGGCAATGGCCGGGGAGGTGGTGGTCTACACGGTGCAACTTCGAACGTTGTCAAGAAACTCCAttctagaaaaaaatgggaCTGGAACACTTTACCGGCATCAGATTCTTCTCTTCTAATCAAAACCGTTTCAGGAAATCATAATTTAATCAACATTTGCATAGACGGTGAATTCAAACAAATAATGTACGACCCGAATCATAATGAGCTCTTTAATAGAATGGACTTGTTTCTATCTTTTAACATGGACTCCTCGCCAGAAGACTCTTTAATATTTGCCAAGAAAAGATTACGGTCGTACATTGATTTCCtaacaaaatatttggaATCTAGGAAATATGCATTTGAATGTTATCCATTTAACATTGAAAACATCATAAATATAGAGACTGAGGTTAAATGCTTTCCATCGTTTGACCCGTTAAAAGATTATTCTGAAATTGAATCCTTGATTCAATTATGGTTGGCTCAatctcaaaaatttttactgCAATCAAAttcattcttcttttcatctGAAGTAGTGGAGGAactaataaaaagaaaaccaacCACAAGACAACATTCTAATCCAACAATCAGCACCACCAGCAACAAGATCAGTGACCCTACATTATATATTCAGCAGTTAGATATAGAAGCAAACTCTCCAAGGCCAGTAATATCGGATCCATTAGACGAAATTGACATCTTATTAATAAGACCGCTGCATAAAACCCTGGGCGGTTGGCAGCTGGCGTATGATGAACCAAGCTTGAACATCGCAGATTTCGCATTAGATTTATCTCCCTGGATGATTGACAGCAGTGACAATGACGCTCAGAATAAGAATGCTAGTGAAATTGCTCCTGAGTATTTAACAAACTTACAAAATTATTTGCCACGAAAGGGTTCAAGAGCGAAAATAGTTTCTGACGAACAAGAAGTTATCGAATTGAATTCTTCCAATGCTTCAGAGTATATGTATGATTGCATGAATAGAAAGTTCTTTACAGATGATGCAAAAGAACGTATTTCTAGAAACAACTTCAATCAGGGAGTTGAGGAAGACCCTCTAAACGACCAATTCGCTTCAAGTAGATCTTTATCATTGCCGTCCTCGGGAGCAGATGCTGtcaaaaggaagaagagcCCTACCAAGGCTACTAAAAAATCTGGTTTCGTCAACTTTTTCAAGAGAAAGCATTCTCAACTTGCATCAACTTCACATACTACAAGCCCTTCAGTTTCACCTAGcatatcttcttcttcttctccaaAAATTCAACCACAGTCACATATCTCTAGTCCCCCTCGGACAGAGAAAGCTCCCCATGTCAAATCAGCCAACCAAGCACATCAAAATGAATGGTtggagaattttttttgccgGACTTTGAACAACTACAAAGAAATCGATTTACCGACCCAATTTATTTTGCCAAAGGAAGTGAAGAGGTCCTCTAATGCACAACTTCAGCCTGAAGATGAACCACCTTTGTCATCACCAATATCCTCTAATTCGGATAACTCCTTTCCAAATGAAGGACTTGACAGGGCAAAAAGCGCAGCTATTTATGGTAAAGaatatttaaaattaaGACTGCCGTTTGCATCAGACACTATACCTGCTGTAATATGCCCGTGGGTCTGGACAAGTTTAAGTTATTATAAATGGAAAGCTCTACTTAGGGAAATATACAGATCAATAATTCCTGGCGGGTACGCGCTGGCAATTGTTCCAGATTTAAGGATTTCAAACACATACTATACTGGAATTCTTGGCAACGCCGATGCCgaaaaagcaaataatTCATCAGAAGAGTTTTTGACTACAAAAGAACGGGACAAGACATTTGATGCTATGGCTATTGATGCGATAAATAAAGGCTTACATATCCATCCTACAAAACACTTAACGAGGACATTCAAGGATGTAGGGTTTACAGGCATCAAGTCCTCGGTCCTAAGTTTGAAAACTGGTGACTTCAAAACAGATATGGGctttttgaatgaatttaATTCTTTAGATATGTGGGACTACATGTTAAGGAGGCAACTACCAGATAGTAGTTGTCCTCCAAAGGATACCGACCCCACcactcttttcaaaagatatgTGGAAGAACACATAGGAAAAATCGATGACAACGCTGGCTGCTTTAGAACTTTGTATGTGGTGGCGCAAAAGCCAAAGCTGCCATATACCAAATAA